From a region of the Oncorhynchus tshawytscha isolate Ot180627B linkage group LG14, Otsh_v2.0, whole genome shotgun sequence genome:
- the LOC112267547 gene encoding guanylate cyclase soluble subunit beta-2-like → MWSTWGRVRARIHWELRFLNKVSAESKPKEMYGFINTCLKSLVVDKFGEETWMKLRDEAGVQDTFLTYEVYKDDITMQLVAAACKLLDVKPEVVLRQFGEYFFDFCKRSGYDHMLRTLGGNLFEFIENLDALHSYLALSYKEMNAPSFRAERNCDGTMFLHYYSDRRGLCQIVPGIIEAVAKDFFNSEITMEIVNQIEELERTGKKEHVVFLVTQKPTFSNVMCSNKLSQTPPCLPRGPRRNTMHWNPNKEDMQKSLQRKLQSQGFSMCRNHWETVRGLVQLGKGKLLRGFEPVYPKNLCIDLKTFCNAFPFHIVFDKELVVRQAGVNVQKIVPGLQTMSIHLDQYFSIVHPEVTFTISSIRKFINSHFVLQTRRDMMPEAWRDRPMLELRGQMLWMESLQCMLYQASPLLRSLHELEERSMHISDIAPHDVTRDLILLNQQRLAEMELSNQLERKKEELRHLSQHLEEERTKTENLLYAMLPKHVANQLKEGKRVEAGEFKECTILFSDVVTFTNICSECEPIQIVNMLNSMYLKFDRLTTVHTVYKVETIGDAYMVVGGVPIPVSSHAERVANFALGMVIAAREVINPITGGPIQIRVGVHSGPVLAGVVGEKMPRYCLFGDTVNTASRMESHGLPNKIHLSPSVYLVLKDKGFMIQERGEIDVKGKGRMSTYFLEGNLTATEHEIMGRSVKEADSGRASVQSARDCNTEAALYRPAIQRVQSEDRNPVVPMEYGDSLADPPPSVQLIEPQPQVRAKSLKGKPRDSESYGSLHSDKKSVEGGLPKPDHQLTRATLSQSPTPIEADAPHSTKHIRTSFCVVL, encoded by the exons ATGTGGTCAACTTGGGGTCGTGTTCGTGCAAGGATACATTGGGAATTAAGGTTTTTAAACAAAGTGTCGGCAGAATCCAAACCAAAAGAGATG TATGGATTTATCAATACCTGTTTGAAGTCGCTGGTTGTTGACAAGTTTGGCGAGGAGACATGGATGAAGCTCAG AGATGAGGCCGGGGTTCAAGATACATTCTTGACATATGAAGTGTACAAAGACGACATCACCATGCAACTGGTGGCTGCGGCCTGCAAGCTACTTG ATGTTAAACCAGAGGTGGTGTTGAGACAATTTGGGGAATACTTTTTTGACTTTTGTAAACGATCTGGATACGACCACATGTTACGGACTCTGGGAGGGAACCTGTTCGAGTTTATAGAGAATCTGGATGCACTGCACAGCTACCTCGCCCTTTCTTACAag GAGATGAACGCGCCATCATTTAGAGCAGAGAGGAACTGTGACGGCACGATGTTTCTTCACTATTACTCCGACCGCCGAGGCCTATGCCAAATTGTGCCCG GTATCATTGAAGCTGTAGCAAAAGACTTCTTCAACAGCGAGATAACGATGGAAATCGTCAACCAAATAGAGGAACTAGAGAGGACAGGAAAGAAGGAGCATGTAGTATTCCTTGTCACTCAGAAACCTACATTTTCGAATGTAATGTGCAGTAACAAGCTCTCACAAACACCGCCATGTTTGCCAAGAGGCCCCAGGCGCAACACAATGCACTGGAACCCAAACAAGGAG GACATGCAGAAATCATTGCAGAGGAAACTCCAATCTCAGGGATTTTCCATGTGTCGGAACCACTGGGAGACTGTGAGGGGGTTGGTCCAGCTTGGGAAGG GCAAACTCTTGAGAGGATTTGAGCCAGTCTACCCGAAGAACCTTTGCATCGACCTGAAGACATTTTGCAATGCCTTTCCCTTCCATATAGTGTTCGACAAGGAG CTGGTGGTGAGACAAGCGGGGGTGAATGTCCAGAAGATCGTCCCCGGGCTGCAGACCATGAGCATTCACCTGGATCAGTACTTCAGTATCGTCCACCCCGAGGTCACCTTCACCATCTCCAGCATCAGGAAGTTCATCAACAGCCACTTTGTCCTGCAGACGCGACGGGACATGATGCCCGAGGCCTGGAGGGATAGACCCATGCTGGAGCTCAGAG GTCAGATGTTGTGGATGGAGTCTCTGCAGTGCATGCTGTACCAGGCCTCCCCTTTGCTGCGGAGCCTCCACGAGCTGGAGGAGCGGAGCATGCACATCTCTGACATCGCGCCTCACGACGTCACGCGGGACCTCATCCTGCTCAACCAGCAGCGGCTGGCCGAGATGGAGCTCTCCAACCAgctggagaggaagaaggaggagcTCCGACACCTGTCCCAGcatctggaggaggagaggaccaaGACGGAGAACCTGCTGTACGCCATGCTACCCAAACATGTGGCCAACCAGctgaaggaggggaagagagtggaagCAG GAGAGTTCAAGGAGTGCACCATCCTCTTCAGTGATGTGGTCACCTTCACCAACATCTGCTCGGAGTGTGAGCCCATCCAGATCGTCAACATGCTTAACTCCATGTACCTCAAGTTCGACCGGCTCACCACAGTACACACAGTTTACAAG GTGGAGACCATAGGTGATGCCTACATGGTGGTAGGTGGCGTGCCCATCCCAGTGTCCAGCCATGCTGAGAGGGTGGCCAACTTCGCCCTGGGCATGGTCATAGCAGCTAGGGAGGTCATCAACCCCATCACAGGGGGGCCTATCCAG ATTCGGGTGGGTGTACACAGCGGGCCAGTTCTAGCTGGTGTGGTGGGGGAGAAGATGCCTCGGTACTGCCTGTTCGGAGACACAGTAAACACGGCGTCTCGCATGGAGAGCCACGGCCTCCCCAACAAGATCCACCTCAGCCCCAGTGTTTACCT GGTTCTGAAAGACAAGGGCTTCATGATCCAGGAGCGAGGGGAGATCGATGTGAAGGGGAAGGGCAGGATGTCCACCTACTTCCTGGAAGGGAACCTGACCGCCACGGAGCACGAGATCATGGGCCGTTCAGTTAAGGAGGCCGACTCGGGCCGTGCGTCTGTACAGTCGGCACGGGACTGCAACACAGAGGCAGCCCTGTACAGACCGG CCATCCAGAGGGTGCAGAGTGAGGACAGGAATCCTGTAGTGCCCATGGAGTATGGAGACAGCCTGGCCGACCCGCCGCCCTCAGTCCAGCTCATTGAACCCCAGCCACAAGTCAGAGCCAAGAGCCTCAAAG gAAAACCTCGGGACTCAGAGAGCTACGGCAGTCTCCACAGTGACAAGAAGTCAGTGGAGGGAGGTCTCCCCAAACCAGACCACCAGCTGACCAGAGCAACCTTGTCCCAGAGTCCCACTCCCATAGAGGCTGATGCTCCTCATTCCACCAAACACATCCGGACCAGTTTCTGTGTGGTCCTCTGA